The Tardibacter chloracetimidivorans region CCGACGAGTTTCCCGAACCGCAATTCATTCCTCATTTCCAGATACACACGCTCGATCATCTTCAAGTGAAATTCACGCCGGGAAAGCCGATCGTTCAATAGCGATCTATCCGGGATGCAGGATGCTGGGCAGGACAAGGAGAGCCGTATGACGCCGGAGGACATGGAGAAAACACTGACCTATCTTCTCGATCGCCAGGAAATCTATGATCTTATGGCGCGCTACTGCCGCGGCGTAGACCGTCTGGACAAGGATCTCGTCCTCTCCTGCTATCACGAAGACGCCCTGGACGATCATGCGATGTTCGTCGGAAACAGAGAGGAATTCTGGCGCTGGGTCGAGCCGATGCACGCCGGTTCCCAGTCGTCGACCCAGCATCTGATCGGTAATCACCTCGCCGAGATCGACGGTAACGTCGCACACGCCGAAACCTACTACTCCTTCGGTGGCATGAACCGGGAAGGTGCGCCCTTCACCTACATCGGCGGGCGCTACATCGACCGGCTAGAAAAGCGGGACGGCAAGTGGGGGATCGTCGAGCGCTTCATGCTCAACGATTGGATCGCGCCGTCTATCAACACGGTCGAGGGCTCCCAGACGCCCGAGGGCCAAACGAATTATGGCAATATCGACCCTCGAGAACTAGCCATTATGGATACGGCACCCAAGGGAAGCAGAGACCGGAACGATCCCGTTTATGCTCGCCCCCTTCGGGTCGCGCCCGAACGGGTCGAGCGCTACAAGAGCGCCGTGGCTACTCCGGCGGACACAACTGCCGAGCTCGCTCCTAGCTAATTATTTCCTGAAATTTTGGAGGTCACCAGGTGACGCGCATTTATCCTGACGCAGCTGCTGCGTTGGACGGACTATTGTTTGACGGCATGACGATTTGCGCCGGCGGATTTGGGCTCTGCGGGGTTCCAGAACAATTGATCGACGCGATTGAGCATTCCGGAGTGCGCGACCTCATCATTGTCTCCAATAATGCAGGCGTCGACGGCGTGGGCTTGGGCAAGCTCCTGCGCAGTCGGCAGGTGGCCAAGATGATTTCTTCCTATGTCGGGGAGAACAAGGAGTTCGAGCGGCAGTACCTTGCCGGGGAGCTCGAGATCGAGTTCTGCCCGCAAGGCACGCTTGCCGAGCGATGCCGTGCTGGCGGTGCTGGCATCCCAGGCTTTTACACGAAGACTGGCGTTGGGACGCAGGTCGCCGAAGGCAAGGAAACGCGCGAATTCGGAGGGGAAGAGTACCTTCTCGAGACGGGCATCCGGGCGGATCTTTCGATCATCAAGGGATGGAAGGCGGACGAGGCGGGCAATCTCATATTCCGCAAAACGGCACGCAACTTCAATCAACCGATGGCGACGGCGAGTTCCATGACCGTGGCGGAAGTCGAAGAGATCGTGCCGATCGGGACCTTGGACCCCGACACAATCCATGTGCCGGGAATTTTTATCAAGCGCCTGTTCGTCGGAACGCCGTTGCCGAAGAAGATTGAATTCCGCGTGACGCGGCCTCGGGAGATTGCATGATGGCCTGGACCCGCGACCAAATGGCCGTCCGAGCTGCACAGGAGCTTGAAGAAGGCTTCTATGTAAACCTCGGCATCGGCATTCCTACGCTCGTCGCCAATAACGTCCCGAAAGGGATGACGGTCACGTTCCAGTCCGAGAACGGTATGCTCGGCATCGGCCCCTCCCCCTTTGAAGGTGAGGAAGATGCCGATCTGATCAATGCTGGAAAGCAAACGATATCGGAGCTGCCCTCTTCCTCTTATTTCTCGTCGTCGGACAGCTTCGCCATGATCCGTGGAGGGCATATCGACCTGACGATATTGGGCGCGATGGAGGTGTCGCAGGGCGGTGACCTGGCGAATTGGCTGATCCCCGGCAAGATGATCAAGGGCATGGGCGGCGCCATGGACCTGGTCGCAGGGGTCAAGCGGGTGATCGTCCTGATGGAGCATTCGTCGAAATCCGGCGCACCCAAATTCGTGCCCTCCTGCACGCTGCCCCTGACCGGCAAGAACGTCGTCGATATGATCGTCACCGAGCTTTGCGTGATGTCACGGGCTGACCGTCAGAGCCCATTCGAGCTTGTGGAACTCGCCGAGGGCGTCTCTTACGAGCAACTGGCCGCAGCCACTGCGGGCGAGTTCGTGAATAGGCTGGGTGACGTTCGAACGCGCGCCAGCGCATGACCATCGATCAACAATCGTATCCGGCTGAGGATCCTGCGCTCATCCTATGGCCTGCAGGAATCAATCGACCGTGGCGCGATTTGATCGATATTGCCACTCGTGCCCGAATGGACGGCATTTCCCTCAGTCCTCTCACTCTGCGTGATATTGAGAAGGATAAGGACGGGAGCGCAGGATTTGGGGAGCGACTGGCGGCAGCGGGACTTTATGTCAGCCATCTCGACGGGGTGTCGAGTTGGGCGGCCGAGCGCCATCCTGATCGCGACGATCCATCCTACGGCCTAGTGCATCCGCTTTTTGACTTTTCCGTTGGTGAGTTGCTCGATTTCGCGGGCAAGTTCAACATTCGGTCGGTCGCGGCGGTAGGTGCATTCTCGAAGGGGGCGATCGGCTTCGACGAAATCTGTAGATCCTTTGCGGACTTTTGCGACCAAGCTAAGGCGCAGGACATTTGGGTCGACCTGGAGTTCATTCCTCACTGGGGAATTCCTGACCTTCCTGCCGCATGGCGGCTCCTGTCCGCGGTCGACAAGGATAACTGCGGCATCCTTGTCGACAATTGGCATCTACAAAAGGGCTCTGCCGATTTCGAAGCCGACATGGCCTTGTTCGACGAGATCCCCGGGCGGTTCCTACGAGCGCTCCAGCTCTGCGACGATACGGTCGAGATGCGAGAGACCACGACATTCGGTGAGTTGATCAAGCACGGCCGAGACTTCCCTGGCGAGGGCGAGTTGGCGGTCGACCGCGTCCTGACATCTCTCCTGAAAAAGGGTGGATTGAAATGTGTGGGCGCCGAGCCCTTCTCCGCCGAACTTGCCGACTTGTCCGCGGATGAGATCGCCCTTCGGACCGACCGCTCGGTGCGCGGCGCGCTGGCGACCGCTTATGAAGGGCTGCGTTCGACTTGCGCGTGAGCGCAAAGGCGCCGCCGAAGGAACGCGTGACCCTCTGCCCGCCGAACGGAGCGGCGGCAGCGATGGCATCAACCGGCGCAGCAAAGCGTCAAACGGGAGAGAGGCATGAAACGACTTGAAGGCAGGGTGGCAATCGTCACCGGCGCTGCTCAGGGGATCGGCCAGGCAATCGCGCAGCGGTTCCTCGAGGAAGGCGCGTTCGTTATGTGCGCGGACCATCAGAGCACCGTTCACGACAGCGTCGCGGCGTATGGCGACCGCGCGCGTTCGACCGTCGTCGACGTGACCAACGAAGCCGGCATGCGCGCAATGGTCGAA contains the following coding sequences:
- a CDS encoding nuclear transport factor 2 family protein, whose protein sequence is MTPEDMEKTLTYLLDRQEIYDLMARYCRGVDRLDKDLVLSCYHEDALDDHAMFVGNREEFWRWVEPMHAGSQSSTQHLIGNHLAEIDGNVAHAETYYSFGGMNREGAPFTYIGGRYIDRLEKRDGKWGIVERFMLNDWIAPSINTVEGSQTPEGQTNYGNIDPRELAIMDTAPKGSRDRNDPVYARPLRVAPERVERYKSAVATPADTTAELAPS
- a CDS encoding CoA transferase subunit A codes for the protein MTRIYPDAAAALDGLLFDGMTICAGGFGLCGVPEQLIDAIEHSGVRDLIIVSNNAGVDGVGLGKLLRSRQVAKMISSYVGENKEFERQYLAGELEIEFCPQGTLAERCRAGGAGIPGFYTKTGVGTQVAEGKETREFGGEEYLLETGIRADLSIIKGWKADEAGNLIFRKTARNFNQPMATASSMTVAEVEEIVPIGTLDPDTIHVPGIFIKRLFVGTPLPKKIEFRVTRPREIA
- a CDS encoding 3-oxoacid CoA-transferase subunit B; its protein translation is MAWTRDQMAVRAAQELEEGFYVNLGIGIPTLVANNVPKGMTVTFQSENGMLGIGPSPFEGEEDADLINAGKQTISELPSSSYFSSSDSFAMIRGGHIDLTILGAMEVSQGGDLANWLIPGKMIKGMGGAMDLVAGVKRVIVLMEHSSKSGAPKFVPSCTLPLTGKNVVDMIVTELCVMSRADRQSPFELVELAEGVSYEQLAAATAGEFVNRLGDVRTRASA
- a CDS encoding sugar phosphate isomerase/epimerase family protein, which codes for MDGISLSPLTLRDIEKDKDGSAGFGERLAAAGLYVSHLDGVSSWAAERHPDRDDPSYGLVHPLFDFSVGELLDFAGKFNIRSVAAVGAFSKGAIGFDEICRSFADFCDQAKAQDIWVDLEFIPHWGIPDLPAAWRLLSAVDKDNCGILVDNWHLQKGSADFEADMALFDEIPGRFLRALQLCDDTVEMRETTTFGELIKHGRDFPGEGELAVDRVLTSLLKKGGLKCVGAEPFSAELADLSADEIALRTDRSVRGALATAYEGLRSTCA